The following are encoded in a window of Psychrobacter sp. P11F6 genomic DNA:
- the bamA gene encoding outer membrane protein assembly factor BamA yields the protein MRTPLFMSAAGLPLVVAMMSMPVQAAEFVVTDIGFNGLQRLTPDSLYPVLPISVGDTVNDSSLAASIKALYATENFADIQSRIEGGQLRFDVVERPTIAEVNFEGNKLIPKEGLEQGLDNAGLSAGNVLKQATLQGVANELQQQYISQGYYNSNIEVDQTLLDGNRVKLDVRFVEGKPAKVVDINIIGNKHFSDEEIKDVFAVKESSWTRLLSKSDRYAKEKLAASLENLKALYQNDGYVRFAVDNAVLNISEDKSSVFIEVSLSEGEQYQFGEVNFLGKPTFENNELTELVTFAPNEKYSQAKLDETTAALKSRYGNEGYYLAQVRPVPRINDETKVVDIDYFIDPARPIYVRRINFTGNIKTQDEVLRREMRQLEGALATSDKIQLSRTRLMRTGFFKAVNVDVKPVPNQPDQVDINYTVEEQPSGSSTIAAGYSQSGGVTFQLDLTQNNFMGTGNRVKAALSRSETRDSYSLGYTDPYFTENGVSQGLSAYYRETKYDDRNVSNYVTDSYGATLNYSYPVDETKRVSAGLNVDNTSVRGGRFLGVSNVQQIIDDGGTFENFVNDENEASGRTGFKNDYNTYNLLFGWDYSTLDRPVFPTKGMSHTVDATIGLGDTNYQKLVYSGNIYYPFYKDWVARGYTKLGYGNDLPFYENFYAGGYGSVRGYEASTLGPKSQTYYDAINDDVRYKDEDIGGNALVSFGSELILPMPFKGDWADQVRPVLFAEGGQVFDTTDKEDRTFINPNDGTDTGVPLLTQDNSMRFSAGAGITWYTPIGPISLSYAIPIGDKEGDETEKVQFQIGNTF from the coding sequence ATGCGTACGCCTTTATTTATGAGCGCGGCAGGGTTGCCGTTAGTTGTAGCGATGATGAGTATGCCAGTACAGGCTGCAGAATTTGTAGTCACTGACATCGGTTTCAATGGTTTGCAACGTTTAACCCCCGATAGCCTCTATCCGGTTCTACCTATTTCGGTAGGGGATACGGTAAATGACAGTAGTTTAGCAGCCAGTATTAAGGCGCTTTATGCGACCGAAAATTTTGCTGATATTCAAAGCCGTATCGAAGGTGGACAGCTACGGTTTGATGTCGTTGAGCGCCCAACGATTGCTGAAGTCAATTTTGAGGGCAATAAGCTCATTCCAAAAGAAGGGCTAGAGCAAGGGTTGGACAATGCTGGTCTGTCTGCGGGCAATGTGCTGAAACAAGCCACGCTACAAGGCGTCGCCAATGAGCTACAGCAGCAATATATCAGCCAAGGCTATTACAACAGCAATATCGAGGTTGATCAAACGTTACTTGATGGCAATCGCGTCAAGCTCGACGTGCGTTTTGTCGAAGGCAAACCTGCCAAAGTGGTCGATATCAATATCATTGGCAATAAACACTTTAGTGATGAAGAAATCAAAGACGTTTTTGCGGTAAAAGAGTCCTCGTGGACACGTCTGTTATCTAAATCTGATCGTTATGCCAAAGAAAAGCTGGCCGCCAGTTTAGAGAATCTAAAAGCGCTTTATCAAAATGATGGTTATGTGCGTTTTGCAGTAGATAATGCGGTGCTTAACATCAGTGAAGATAAGAGCAGTGTGTTTATCGAAGTGAGTCTAAGCGAAGGCGAACAATATCAGTTTGGCGAAGTGAATTTCTTAGGTAAGCCGACTTTTGAGAACAATGAACTAACAGAGTTGGTGACTTTTGCACCCAATGAAAAATACTCGCAAGCCAAGCTCGATGAAACCACCGCGGCACTTAAGAGTCGTTACGGTAATGAAGGCTATTATTTGGCGCAGGTGAGACCAGTACCACGTATCAATGACGAAACCAAAGTAGTGGATATCGATTATTTCATCGACCCTGCACGTCCTATTTACGTTCGTCGTATTAACTTTACTGGTAACATCAAAACTCAAGACGAAGTACTGCGCCGTGAAATGCGTCAATTAGAAGGCGCATTGGCGACTAGTGACAAAATCCAGTTGTCACGGACACGTCTGATGCGTACTGGCTTCTTTAAAGCTGTCAACGTTGATGTAAAACCAGTACCGAACCAACCAGACCAAGTAGACATCAATTATACGGTTGAAGAGCAGCCTTCTGGTAGCTCAACGATTGCTGCGGGTTACTCGCAAAGCGGCGGTGTGACTTTCCAGTTAGATCTAACACAAAACAACTTTATGGGTACAGGTAATCGTGTGAAAGCGGCACTATCGCGCTCAGAAACCCGTGATTCTTATAGTTTGGGCTATACCGATCCGTACTTTACCGAAAACGGCGTCTCACAAGGTCTTAGTGCCTATTATCGTGAAACGAAATACGATGATAGAAACGTCAGTAACTATGTCACCGATTCTTATGGTGCTACGCTGAACTATAGTTATCCTGTTGATGAAACCAAACGCGTTAGTGCCGGTTTGAACGTTGATAATACTTCAGTACGTGGTGGTCGCTTCTTGGGTGTATCAAACGTTCAGCAAATTATTGATGATGGCGGTACGTTTGAGAACTTTGTCAATGATGAAAATGAAGCTTCTGGACGCACAGGCTTCAAAAATGATTACAATACTTATAACCTACTATTCGGCTGGGACTATAGCACCTTAGATCGTCCAGTGTTCCCGACCAAAGGTATGAGCCATACGGTCGATGCCACCATTGGCTTGGGTGATACCAACTATCAAAAACTTGTTTATAGCGGCAACATCTATTATCCCTTCTACAAAGACTGGGTAGCACGCGGTTATACTAAGCTTGGCTATGGTAATGATTTGCCGTTTTATGAAAACTTTTATGCTGGTGGCTATGGCTCTGTACGTGGTTATGAGGCCTCAACCCTTGGGCCAAAATCACAAACGTATTATGATGCCATAAATGATGATGTGCGTTACAAAGACGAAGATATCGGTGGTAATGCGCTAGTCAGCTTCGGTAGTGAGCTAATTTTGCCAATGCCGTTTAAGGGCGATTGGGCAGATCAAGTGCGTCCGGTATTGTTTGCTGAAGGTGGTCAGGTATTTGATACGACTGATAAGGAAGATCGCACTTTTATCAATCCTAATGACGGTACTGATACGGGCGTACCACTGTTGACGCAAGACAATAGTATGCGCTTTAGTGCGGGTGCAGGTATAACCTGGTATACGCCAATTGGTCCAATTTCATTAAGTTATGCTATACCTATTGGTGATAAAGAAGGCGATGAAACTGAAAAAGTTCAGTTCCAGATTGGTAATACGTTTTAA
- the lpxD gene encoding UDP-3-O-(3-hydroxymyristoyl)glucosamine N-acyltransferase, whose amino-acid sequence MITIEQLITRIEQRQPITNKAEISAKQLRQKFSSIGSLTTAGHNQLSFLADPHYISSLAISEAGAVLVTAEYRDQVPSTAIALVVASPYLAYAGASQLFARESLSGGIHPSAVIADSAVIGEQVNIGPFCVIADYVQIGARSSLAAHVVIEENTTIGTDGVIKSQVVIGHDCVIGDHVRLHAGVSVGAEGFGFAPTKDPSTSGWERIAQLGRVVIGNHVRIGSQTCIDRGAIDDTIIGNHVIIDNLVQVAHNVRIGDGTAIAAQTGIAGSTSIGKRCIIGGAVGITGHIEITDDVTLSGMTMVTKSIKTAGSYSSGTAAMPTANWRRAAVRFRQLGRD is encoded by the coding sequence ATGATAACGATTGAGCAACTTATCACTCGGATTGAGCAGCGTCAGCCCATTACCAATAAGGCTGAAATCAGCGCTAAACAGTTACGTCAAAAATTCAGTAGTATTGGTAGTTTGACCACGGCTGGTCATAATCAGTTAAGCTTTTTGGCCGATCCTCATTATATTTCTAGTCTGGCTATCAGCGAGGCAGGGGCTGTATTGGTTACTGCAGAATATCGCGACCAAGTGCCCTCCACAGCGATAGCGTTAGTCGTCGCAAGCCCATACTTAGCTTATGCTGGAGCTAGCCAGTTGTTTGCTCGTGAGTCACTGTCTGGTGGTATTCATCCTAGCGCTGTGATTGCTGATAGTGCTGTCATTGGTGAGCAGGTGAATATCGGACCTTTTTGTGTGATTGCCGATTATGTGCAAATTGGTGCGCGTAGCTCACTTGCGGCGCATGTGGTGATCGAAGAAAATACGACTATTGGTACTGATGGTGTTATCAAATCACAAGTGGTGATTGGGCATGATTGTGTCATTGGTGATCATGTGAGGTTACACGCGGGTGTCAGTGTGGGTGCAGAAGGTTTTGGTTTCGCACCAACCAAAGATCCTAGTACCAGTGGCTGGGAGCGTATTGCTCAGTTAGGACGGGTCGTAATTGGCAACCATGTGCGAATTGGTAGTCAAACTTGCATTGACCGAGGTGCCATTGATGATACGATCATTGGCAATCACGTTATTATTGATAATTTGGTACAAGTTGCTCATAACGTGCGTATCGGTGATGGCACAGCCATCGCGGCTCAAACGGGTATCGCGGGCAGTACTAGTATCGGCAAGCGCTGTATTATTGGCGGTGCGGTCGGTATCACAGGTCATATCGAGATTACAGATGATGTCACTTTATCTGGGATGACCATGGTAACCAAATCTATCAAAACCGCTGGTTCATACTCCTCTGGAACGGCTGCTATGCCGACAGCTAACTGGCGACGGGCAGCTGTACGCTTCCGTCAGCTTGGGCGTGATTAG
- the fabZ gene encoding 3-hydroxyacyl-ACP dehydratase FabZ — translation MSSTDIDILNDKEMKSLAEQGLTLPLTYHTLKHYLPHRYPFLLVDKIIDCTPGECITGIKNVTINEEFFNGHFPDEPIMPGVLMVECMAQVSGVLGFISAGLTAEDGYLYLFAGVDKVRFKRRVIPGDQLTIRAKTVMQKRGIYKFDCTVHVDDELAASAQIMIARQEQ, via the coding sequence ATGAGCAGCACCGATATCGATATTTTGAATGATAAAGAAATGAAAAGCTTAGCTGAGCAAGGTCTTACGCTGCCATTAACTTATCATACGTTAAAGCATTATTTGCCACACCGTTATCCTTTTCTTTTAGTAGATAAGATTATTGATTGCACACCTGGTGAGTGCATTACAGGTATTAAGAATGTGACTATCAATGAAGAATTTTTCAATGGTCATTTTCCTGATGAGCCGATTATGCCAGGGGTACTCATGGTTGAGTGCATGGCTCAGGTCTCAGGCGTGCTCGGATTTATCAGTGCTGGTCTAACCGCAGAAGATGGTTATTTATATCTGTTTGCAGGTGTTGATAAAGTCCGTTTTAAGCGTCGAGTGATTCCTGGTGATCAGCTGACTATCCGTGCTAAAACAGTGATGCAGAAGCGCGGTATTTATAAATTCGACTGTACTGTACATGTTGACGATGAGTTAGCCGCCAGTGCGCAAATAATGATTGCTCGCCAAGAACAATAA
- the lpxA gene encoding acyl-ACP--UDP-N-acetylglucosamine O-acyltransferase produces MSQIHPTALISPSAQIDETAIIGPYCIVGDEVTIGAHTVLHRHVVVTKLTRIGQHNEFYQFASIGEDPQDLKYAGERTWLEIGDHNTIREACSLHRGTAQDSELTKIGSHNLLMVNTHVAHDCVIGDHNVLANNVGVAGHVTIGNHTIIGGNSGIHQFCTVDDYSLIGGASLILKDVAAFTMVSGNPATTHGLNVEGMRRKGWSKETIEVLRQAYRMIFRSGLTTVQALEVLNNELLPKEPKIQLLIDSLQKSRRGVVR; encoded by the coding sequence ATGAGTCAGATCCATCCAACAGCACTCATCTCACCGTCCGCCCAAATTGATGAGACTGCTATCATTGGTCCGTATTGTATCGTCGGTGATGAGGTCACTATTGGCGCTCACACGGTTCTGCATCGCCATGTAGTTGTTACCAAATTGACTCGTATTGGTCAACACAATGAGTTTTATCAATTTGCGAGCATTGGCGAAGATCCTCAGGATTTGAAGTATGCTGGTGAGCGTACTTGGCTTGAGATTGGCGATCATAATACCATTCGAGAAGCCTGTAGTTTACACCGCGGCACCGCACAAGATAGTGAGCTCACTAAAATAGGTAGCCATAATCTACTGATGGTGAACACTCATGTGGCTCATGATTGTGTGATTGGCGATCATAATGTATTGGCCAACAATGTTGGCGTTGCAGGGCATGTGACTATTGGTAATCACACGATTATTGGCGGTAATTCAGGTATTCATCAGTTTTGTACGGTTGATGACTATAGCTTGATTGGGGGCGCAAGTCTGATTCTAAAAGATGTAGCTGCCTTTACCATGGTATCTGGTAATCCAGCAACGACTCATGGTCTCAATGTGGAAGGCATGCGTCGTAAAGGATGGTCAAAAGAGACAATTGAGGTATTGCGTCAAGCTTATCGTATGATTTTTAGATCTGGTCTGACGACCGTGCAAGCGCTTGAGGTTTTGAATAATGAGCTGCTACCAAAAGAGCCGAAAATCCAGTTGCTCATTGATTCACTACAAAAAAGTCGTCGTGGTGTGGTGCGCTAG
- a CDS encoding sodium-dependent transporter has translation MAINKQEHAQWSSSFGFVLAAVGSAVGLGNIWKFPYMVGESGGSAFVIAYLFCIALVGFPILVAEWLIGRRGQKNPVNTFADVAASEGKSRSWGVIGASGILGGFLILSFYSVIGGWALNYITKAGTGSFIGQDSDSIAATFDAMLASAGTLTIWHTVFMAITALIVGIGVTKGIETTAKVLMPLLGVILFVIVGYNMINGGFGEAVAYLFTPDLSKLTGDVMLAALGHAFFTLSIGMGIMIAYGSYLGREVNLLKTARTVVILDTVIALAAGLAIFPIIFSNGLDPASGPGLIFVSLPIAFGSMGAGTIIGTLFFLLITFAAITSSISLLEPTVEFLEERTPMSRTVSTIVASTVIWLLGVAALLSFNLWSDFTIMGNGIFDALDKITSKFLLPLTGLAAIIFVGWQMDQRSIQQELGLSNGAWQLWQIIAKFVAPIAVLVVFVTSLMG, from the coding sequence ATGGCTATTAATAAACAAGAACATGCACAGTGGAGCTCAAGTTTTGGCTTCGTATTGGCAGCGGTTGGTTCAGCAGTTGGTTTGGGAAACATATGGAAGTTTCCTTATATGGTCGGTGAAAGCGGTGGTTCAGCTTTCGTTATCGCTTATTTATTCTGTATCGCGCTGGTAGGTTTTCCGATTCTAGTCGCTGAATGGCTGATTGGTCGCCGTGGGCAAAAGAACCCAGTCAACACTTTTGCGGATGTTGCAGCAAGTGAAGGTAAGTCGCGCAGTTGGGGCGTCATTGGCGCGTCAGGTATTTTAGGTGGTTTCTTAATTCTATCGTTTTATAGTGTGATTGGCGGTTGGGCACTCAACTATATTACTAAAGCAGGTACAGGCAGTTTTATTGGTCAAGACAGTGATTCTATTGCTGCGACCTTTGATGCTATGTTGGCTTCAGCAGGGACGTTGACGATTTGGCATACCGTGTTTATGGCTATTACTGCTTTGATTGTCGGTATTGGTGTGACCAAAGGTATCGAAACTACGGCTAAAGTTTTAATGCCACTACTCGGCGTGATTTTGTTCGTCATCGTTGGTTATAACATGATTAATGGTGGTTTTGGCGAAGCAGTGGCTTATCTATTTACACCAGATCTTAGCAAGTTGACTGGCGATGTGATGCTTGCAGCATTGGGTCATGCCTTCTTCACTCTATCTATTGGTATGGGTATTATGATTGCTTATGGCTCATATTTGGGTCGTGAAGTGAACTTACTAAAAACCGCCCGTACCGTTGTAATTTTAGATACGGTTATTGCCTTGGCTGCTGGTCTAGCAATCTTCCCAATCATCTTTAGCAATGGTCTAGACCCTGCTTCAGGCCCTGGTCTTATCTTTGTCAGCCTACCGATCGCTTTTGGTAGCATGGGTGCAGGGACGATCATTGGTACATTGTTCTTCTTACTTATTACTTTTGCTGCTATTACCTCATCAATCTCATTGCTTGAGCCAACCGTTGAGTTTTTAGAAGAACGTACACCGATGAGTCGTACGGTATCAACCATCGTTGCCAGTACGGTGATTTGGCTATTAGGCGTTGCGGCACTACTATCATTTAACCTATGGTCTGACTTTACTATCATGGGTAATGGCATCTTTGATGCATTGGATAAAATTACTAGTAAATTTCTTCTCCCTCTAACTGGTCTTGCTGCAATTATTTTCGTTGGTTGGCAAATGGATCAACGCAGTATTCAGCAAGAGCTTGGTCTGTCTAATGGTGCATGGCAATTATGGCAAATCATTGCTAAGTTTGTAGCACCAATTGCCGTGCTCGTGGTATTTGTAACCTCGTTAATGGGCTAG
- the tgt gene encoding tRNA guanosine(34) transglycosylase Tgt has protein sequence MQFVLHKTASGDTRARRGTVHLNHGDVQTPAFMPVGTYGTVKGMLPRDIEAIGADIILGNTFHLWLRPGTEVIDKFGGLHKFMHWDKPILTDSGGFQVFSLGAMRKITEEGVDFKSPIDGAKVFLSPEKSMQIQYSLNSDIVMQFDECTPYPATHDEAKKSLELSLRWGQRCVDEHNRLGSTNALFGIVQGSMYPDLRQQSLEGLLDIGFDGYAIGGLSVGEPKDEMIDVLDYLPDDMPADKPRYLMGVGKPEDLVEGVRRGVDMFDCVMPTRNARNGHYFVTGDADNAGVVRIRNSQYRNDEGPLDPECDCYTCQNFSRAYLYHLNKCKEMLGAQLATIHNLRYYQRLMQGIRDAIEQDKFDEFVSEFYNKRGQTVPELNLR, from the coding sequence ATGCAATTTGTCTTACATAAAACGGCCAGCGGCGACACGCGTGCGCGCCGTGGTACGGTTCATCTCAATCATGGCGACGTACAAACGCCAGCGTTTATGCCTGTTGGCACTTATGGCACGGTCAAGGGCATGCTGCCACGTGATATCGAAGCCATCGGTGCTGATATTATTTTGGGCAATACCTTTCATCTATGGTTACGTCCAGGTACCGAGGTGATCGATAAGTTTGGCGGCTTGCATAAGTTCATGCATTGGGACAAACCTATATTGACCGATTCAGGTGGATTTCAAGTATTCAGTCTGGGTGCCATGCGTAAAATCACCGAAGAAGGGGTCGACTTTAAATCCCCTATCGATGGCGCTAAGGTATTTCTGTCGCCAGAAAAATCGATGCAAATTCAATATAGCTTGAACTCAGACATCGTCATGCAATTCGATGAATGCACGCCCTACCCAGCCACTCATGATGAAGCCAAAAAATCATTAGAGCTCTCATTACGTTGGGGACAGCGCTGTGTTGATGAGCATAATAGGCTGGGCAGCACCAACGCATTATTTGGTATCGTACAAGGCAGTATGTATCCTGATTTACGTCAGCAATCACTTGAAGGCCTGCTCGATATCGGCTTTGATGGTTATGCCATCGGTGGCCTGTCTGTTGGTGAACCAAAAGATGAAATGATAGATGTCCTAGATTACCTCCCTGATGATATGCCAGCAGATAAGCCACGCTATCTGATGGGCGTTGGTAAGCCTGAGGATTTAGTTGAAGGTGTACGTCGCGGTGTCGATATGTTCGACTGTGTGATGCCGACGCGTAACGCGCGTAACGGTCACTACTTCGTCACAGGCGATGCAGACAATGCTGGTGTGGTACGTATCCGTAACAGCCAGTATCGCAATGACGAAGGTCCATTAGATCCTGAGTGCGACTGCTATACTTGCCAAAACTTTAGCCGTGCTTATCTCTACCATCTTAATAAGTGTAAAGAGATGCTGGGCGCTCAATTAGCGACTATCCATAACTTGCGCTATTATCAGCGTTTGATGCAAGGTATTCGTGATGCCATTGAACAAGACAAATTTGATGAGTTTGTCAGCGAATTTTATAACAAACGTGGACAAACAGTACCTGAGTTAAATCTACGCTAA
- a CDS encoding SOUL family heme-binding protein, which translates to MKKATYLLLSGSLLTSGAAMATEEPNYTVLSQMDDFELRRYDKQLVAQTLVSGDQDSASREGFKVLADYIFGNNTAPAGGSSKISMTAPVTMQPNNKKSDSESQKIAMTAPVSMQQDDGKWRVQFTMPSKYTMQTLPKPNNPNITITEVPAQTYGVIKFSGLAGSKKVATKTEELQFWMQTQNLTITGEPELARYNPPWTLPFLRRNEVMIAYKPK; encoded by the coding sequence ATGAAAAAGGCAACCTACTTATTATTAAGTGGTTCATTATTAACCTCAGGAGCAGCTATGGCGACCGAAGAGCCGAATTATACAGTGTTGTCGCAAATGGATGACTTTGAGCTGCGTCGTTACGATAAGCAGCTAGTAGCGCAAACGTTGGTAAGTGGTGACCAAGACTCAGCGAGTCGCGAAGGGTTTAAAGTGTTAGCCGACTATATATTTGGCAATAATACAGCGCCAGCTGGCGGCAGTAGTAAAATTAGCATGACTGCGCCCGTTACGATGCAGCCCAATAACAAAAAGAGTGATAGCGAATCACAAAAAATTGCGATGACAGCACCAGTAAGCATGCAGCAAGACGATGGTAAGTGGCGTGTACAATTTACTATGCCCAGTAAATACACGATGCAAACACTGCCAAAGCCAAATAATCCAAACATCACGATTACCGAGGTGCCAGCACAGACGTATGGTGTGATTAAGTTTTCAGGGTTAGCAGGCAGTAAAAAAGTAGCGACTAAAACGGAAGAGCTACAATTTTGGATGCAAACCCAAAATTTGACTATAACGGGCGAGCCTGAACTGGCACGTTATAATCCGCCTTGGACGCTGCCTTTTTTGCGCCGTAATGAAGTGATGATTGCTTACAAGCCAAAGTAA
- the asd gene encoding aspartate-semialdehyde dehydrogenase translates to MSNLTVGLVGWRGMVGSVLIQRMTEEKDFDGITPVFFSTSNAGGDAPSLDGIHTGQLKDAHDIDALAACNVIITCQGGDYTSQVHQPLRDSGWNGYWIDAASTLRMEDDSIIILDPVNRAVIDSALANGKKDFIGGNCTVSLMLMAIGELFNKGWVEWVSAMTYQAASGSGANNMRELIAGMGVLHDAVKDELADPASAILEIDKKIAQTQRSDDFPKQYFGVPLAGSLIPYIDVQLENKQSKEEWKGGVETNKILGNAEADKIAIDGMCVRVGAMRCHAQGLTIKLKKDIPLEEIEAALKNSGNEWLDLVEDDKEATMNRLTPVAVTGTLTVALGRLRKLNMGPEYLGAFTVGDQLLWGAAEPLRRMLNIIREQKD, encoded by the coding sequence ATGAGTAATTTAACAGTAGGCTTGGTAGGCTGGCGCGGCATGGTCGGTTCAGTATTAATACAACGTATGACTGAGGAAAAAGATTTTGACGGTATTACACCCGTGTTTTTCTCAACCAGCAACGCAGGTGGTGATGCCCCAAGCCTTGATGGTATTCATACCGGCCAATTAAAAGATGCTCATGATATTGACGCGCTAGCTGCTTGTAATGTCATCATTACCTGCCAAGGCGGCGACTATACTTCGCAAGTCCATCAACCGCTACGTGATAGTGGCTGGAATGGCTACTGGATTGATGCGGCAAGCACCTTGCGAATGGAAGATGACAGCATCATCATTCTCGATCCAGTCAATCGCGCCGTTATTGACAGCGCCCTAGCCAATGGCAAAAAAGACTTTATCGGTGGTAACTGTACCGTGTCATTGATGCTCATGGCGATTGGTGAGCTGTTTAATAAAGGCTGGGTAGAATGGGTCAGCGCCATGACTTATCAGGCTGCTAGTGGTTCTGGTGCTAACAACATGCGCGAATTAATCGCTGGCATGGGCGTGCTACACGATGCGGTCAAAGACGAGTTGGCTGATCCTGCCAGCGCCATCCTTGAGATTGATAAAAAAATCGCTCAGACTCAGCGCTCAGATGACTTTCCTAAACAGTACTTTGGTGTGCCATTAGCAGGTAGCTTGATCCCCTATATCGATGTTCAGTTAGAAAACAAGCAATCCAAGGAAGAATGGAAAGGCGGCGTCGAGACCAATAAAATCCTTGGTAACGCAGAAGCTGATAAGATTGCTATCGATGGCATGTGTGTGCGCGTTGGCGCGATGCGCTGTCATGCGCAAGGCCTTACCATCAAGCTCAAAAAAGACATTCCGCTAGAAGAAATCGAAGCAGCACTTAAAAACAGCGGCAATGAGTGGTTGGACTTGGTCGAAGACGACAAAGAAGCGACTATGAACCGCTTAACGCCAGTAGCCGTGACTGGTACATTGACAGTTGCACTAGGTCGCTTGCGTAAGCTCAATATGGGCCCTGAGTATCTAGGCGCATTTACCGTTGGTGATCAACTATTATGGGGTGCAGCCGAGCCGCTACGTCGTATGCTGAATATCATCCGTGAGCAAAAAGACTAA
- a CDS encoding endonuclease/exonuclease/phosphatase family protein → MDLSLLYYSIQWLAGFIAFVTIWGWIPLDNWWVRGVEFPRIQIMVLGVIAWIGMLIFWSEWQLGQWLLFIVLSITLAFQLRMVLPYTKLWKKEVQKAKDKPEGQVHQLKIMVSNVLTPNDDTQKLVDLVKQRQPDILITLESDDKWEKALYQIEADYPYTVKVPLDNLYGMHLYSKLELIDPEVKYLMIDDIPSIHAQLRLQSGRVIWLYCLHPMPPSPTEADKSTTRDAELLMVGKHIKENKQTAILAGDLNDVAWSKTTRRFQRISGLLDPRIGRHFINTFHVSYPFLRWALDHIFHSACFTVVDIRRMPSIGSDHFPVMTTLQYEPEEESNQAQNAPTAEAEDIEETDHKIIEGKKEGEKVSKEHAEEQRS, encoded by the coding sequence ATGGATCTCTCACTATTATATTACAGCATACAGTGGCTAGCAGGGTTCATTGCATTTGTGACGATTTGGGGCTGGATACCACTGGATAATTGGTGGGTGCGCGGTGTTGAATTTCCGCGTATTCAGATCATGGTGTTGGGTGTCATCGCTTGGATTGGTATGCTGATTTTTTGGTCAGAGTGGCAGCTGGGACAGTGGCTGTTATTTATCGTCTTAAGCATTACATTAGCCTTTCAGCTCAGGATGGTATTGCCTTATACCAAGCTATGGAAAAAAGAAGTTCAAAAGGCAAAAGACAAGCCAGAAGGGCAGGTGCATCAACTAAAAATAATGGTATCAAACGTACTAACGCCCAATGATGACACCCAAAAACTGGTGGATTTGGTGAAGCAAAGACAGCCTGATATTTTAATTACGCTAGAGAGTGATGACAAATGGGAAAAAGCACTGTATCAAATCGAGGCTGATTATCCTTACACCGTGAAAGTGCCACTAGACAATCTATATGGGATGCATCTTTATTCTAAGCTTGAGCTGATTGATCCTGAAGTTAAGTACTTGATGATTGATGACATACCTTCTATTCATGCCCAACTGCGCCTGCAAAGTGGTCGCGTGATTTGGTTGTATTGCTTGCATCCCATGCCGCCAAGCCCGACGGAAGCGGATAAGTCTACTACCCGCGATGCTGAGCTATTGATGGTTGGCAAACACATCAAAGAAAACAAGCAAACGGCGATATTGGCAGGCGACCTCAATGATGTAGCATGGTCAAAGACGACTCGACGCTTTCAACGTATCTCAGGATTGTTGGATCCGCGTATTGGTCGACATTTTATCAATACGTTTCATGTCAGCTATCCATTTTTACGTTGGGCGCTTGATCACATTTTCCATAGTGCTTGCTTTACGGTAGTGGATATTCGGCGTATGCCTTCGATAGGCTCGGATCACTTTCCTGTTATGACGACTTTACAATACGAACCAGAAGAGGAGAGCAATCAAGCGCAAAATGCCCCTACTGCAGAAGCGGAAGATATTGAAGAGACCGATCATAAAATAATAGAAGGTAAAAAAGAAGGTGAAAAAGTCTCAAAGGAACATGCAGAAGAGCAGAGAAGTTAG